A window of Actinomadura viridis genomic DNA:
GGCGAAGTCGGGGAGCAGGTCGGTGGCCACGCGGCTGAGGGCCATGCTGCTCCACTGCGTGGCCTTGTCGCTGCCGTAGGCGCCGCGCAGGAAGCGCACGGCCTGCAGGGTCTCCTCGCTGACGGTCAGGCGGGGCCGCATCATCGCGAAGTAGTCCGCGATGTCGGCGCGGGACTTGGGGACATCGGTCGCGCCGAGCTTCTCGGAGATGACGGCGTAGTCGGCGAAGTACCGGTCCAGGTCGCGGCCGCCCAGCGGGTTCGGGTGGTAGCGGACGTGGGCGCGGGCGGCGGAGTACGCCTGGGTCACGCCGGTCCAGATGATGTCGGCCGAGTCGGTGGCCGAGTACGGGCGGCCGTCGGGCATGGTGCCGTGGACGCGCTGGTGCATCGCCCGGATCGTCCCGGTGAGCTTGTCGGCGACCGGGGTGGACCCGTAGGTCACGCCCATCACGAAGCTGGAGGTGAATCCCAGCCGCCTGATGGGGTCCTGCAGGTAGTCGGAGTGCTGGTTGGTGCCGTGCGTGACGGGCTCGTTGAGGGTGCCCAGGAGCAGGCCCGACACGCCGCCCAGCACGCCCGACACGTCGCCGTGGACGTACCAGATGGCCGAGCCGGGCCCGAAGTGACCCGGATCGCCGATGGGCTCGGTGTACTGCTCCCCAGGGAGGTGGGCGGCGGCCAGCATGGCCCAGTAGGCGTCGTCGATCGCGCGGCGCAGGCTCATAAGCACATGCTTACAGGATCTGAGACAGAGTTCAATACTTGTCTCATCGTCGCATGCGGAAACCGCACCGCCGCACAGTCGAAGGGCCACAGGGCCGCAGGGCCGCAGGGCCGCAGGGCCGCAGGGCCTCCTGCCCGGAAGCCTCAGAAGCCGAGGATCGCGAAGAGAACTCCGCCGATGACGTGCGCGAGGACGGTCACCACCAGCACCGCGATGAGCACGTACTTGGCCGTCGGGTGATCGAACAGGGAGCCGGGTCGGGTGCGGTGGGCGGAGCGGTCCTGGGCCTGGTCTTCCAGCGATTCCAGCGAGGGCAGGAAGCGTGGTCGTCGGATGGCGGGCACCGGGTCTCTCCATTCGATGAGGCCACTAATGATTAGTACACTAACTATTAGTGCACGATACCTTGGAGCGTCCCGGAACGGCGGAGGACCCGTGAGTGACATCGACGACATCGACGGCATGGCCGCCCCGGCGACGCTGGACGATCTCGACCCCCTGGCGCTGGAGAACCAGGTGTGCTTCGCCCTGGCGGTCGCGTCCCGGTCGGTCATCGCGGTCTACCGGCCCCTGCTGGAGCCGATGGGGCTGACCCATCCCCAATACCTGGTCATGCTCGCGTTGTGGCAGCACGCGCCGCTGTCGGTCAAGGATCTCAGCAGGATGCTGCAACTGGAGCCGGCCACCCTGTCCCCCCTGCTCAAACGCCTGGAGGCCGCCGGTCTCGTCCAGCGCCGGCGGGCGGGCGGGGACGAGCGCTCCCTGTCGGTCGTGCTGACCGGGGCGGGCCGGGCCCTCCGCGAGGAGGCCCTGAAGATCCCCCCGGCGATCGTCGAGCGCCTGGACATGGACATCGCCGAGCTGCGCGGCCTGCACCAGGTGCTGACCCGGGTGATCGCCGCCGCTAACGCCGCCAGGCCGTCCGGGGCACGGAACGGCGCGGGCGACGGCTACGGCGCGGGCGAAGGCAACGGCGAAGGCAACGGCAACGGCGACGGCGACGGCGGAAGCACCGGTCGCGAACGATGAGTTTCCAACCCCTCTAGGGTCTGCACTGGGCAACCTGACCCGACCCGGAGGGAAACGCTCCATGGCCAAGATGTTGTACTCGGTCACCATGTCGCTGGACGGCTTCATCGCGGGCCCGGACGGCGACATGTCCTGGCTGGCCGACTACCTGGGACCCAACCCGGAGGTGGAGGGGCTGATCGGAGACATCGGGGCCCTGCTCGTGGGGAGGCGGACCTACGGAGGCGACGACCCGCACCGGGGCACCGAGAAGGAGGGCAAGGCGTTCGGCGGCGGGTGGGACGGTCCCCAGTTCGTGCTCACCCACCATGCTCCGGACAGGCCCGTGCCGGGGGTCACCTTCGTCGGCGACATCGACGGCGCGGTCGCCGCGTCCAAGGCGGCGGCGGGGGAGAAGTACGTCAACATCCTCGGGGCCGACATCGCCAGGCAGTGCGTGGAGATCGGTGCCCTTGACGAGGTCCTGGTGTGCATCGCGCCCGTCATGATCGGCGACGGTGTCCGGTTGTTCGACCATCCGGGCGGGACCCACGTCAAGCTCGAACGCCTCAGCGTCAGCCAGGCACCGCTGGCGACGAACCTCTGGATGCGCGTCGTGAGATGAGCCCCGGACGGGGACGGCGGCCAGGCCGCCGGACCCGTCGCCGGACGGCCTTTCCTGTACGGCGGAGATGGGACATGCTCGTCCCGATCGCCGACCAGGAGCCAGGAGTCACGGCATGGAGAGTCATGGCTGGGCCGTGGAGGTCCCGGACGCCTACAGGGTCGGGACGTGGGAGGTTCGCGGGCGGATCGCCGGGGGCAGCTGGAGCAGCGTCTACGAGGGACGGCCCGTCGCGGGAGGCGCGGAACGGGTCGCGCTGAAGTTCGTGCCGACGGGCACGCTGACTCCGCGGCAGCTCGGGCATCTCGCCGAGATGGCGCGCAGGGAACTGGCACTGTACGAGCGGCTCAGCCACCCCCGGCTCATCCGGCTCCACGAGACGCACACCGTCGACGATCCGGACCACGCCGCGCTCGACGGCGCGACCGTACTGGTGCTGGAACGCGCGGCCGGCTCGCTGGCGGCCCTGCTGAACGGCGGCGAGGGGCCGGTCCCCGAGGCGCACCGGCTGCTGACCGAGATCTGCGAGGGGCTGGAGCATCTGCACTCCTCGGGCTGGGTGCACGGTGACCTCAAGCCCGGCAACATCCTGCTCATGGAGGACGGCTCGGTGCGGCTGGCCGACTTCGGGCTGGCCGCGGAGCTGGACGGCACCCACGCCTACCTCCCCCCGTTGGGCACGTCCGACTACGTCGCGCCCGAGCGGCGGGACGAGCCGGTCGGGGACCGGGGGGCCGCGGTCCGCACGACCACCGACATCTGGGCGTTCGGCGTCACGGCCCACCAGGTGCTCACGGGGCGCCTGCCGTTCGCCGGCGCGACCGGCCGCGCCCGGCGGGCGGAGATCGAGGCGTACGCGGCGGGGCGGGGCCGGCTCGCGCTGTCGCCCGCGCTGCCCGCGCCCTGGCGCGAGCTCGTCGAGGACTGCCTGGCCCCCGACCACCGGAGGCGGGAACGCCACGACGCCGCGGGCCTGCTGGTCCGGCTCCGCGGCCTCGCGGACGTGCCCGCGACGGCGGAACCGGCCCGGGGGAAGCGGGGACGGCGGGGGAGGCGGGCGCGGCGGATCGCCGTCACGGCGGTCTCCGCGGCGGCGGTGGCGGGCGCGGTCCCCGCCGTGGCGGCACTGTCCGGAGCGGACGGGACCGACCGGCCCGAGCCCGGGACGACGCGGGCCGCGCCCGGGTACTTCCGCGCCGGCGCCGACATCCCGCCGCAGTACCGCGACCTCATCGTGCGGGCCGGGACCATGTGCGACGAGCGAGGGCTGAGTCCCGTGCTCATCGCCGCGATGCTCAAGGCGGAGTCGGGCTTCGACCCGGGCCTCAGGGACCCGGGGATGGACGAGTACGGCATCGCGCGCTGGACGCCGAGGGTCCTGCGCCATCACCTGCCGCCGGACCGGCGCGGCAGCGCGGCCGAGGCGGCGATGAGGCCGGAGGAGGCGATCCCGGCGATGGGCCGGTTCTTCTGCCGGTTCGGGCTGGAACTGACCGGTGTGCCGGGCGATCCGGCGCTGAACCTGGCCGCCGCGTACCGTACGTCCACCACGACGGTCGTCAGGTCGCGCGGGGTCCCTCCGCGGGTTCGTCCGTACATCGAACGGGTCCGGGGGCACATGGCGGACTACCGTCCCGAGGCGGCAGCAGTTCCAGGTGCTCCTCCCGGACGAGGTTGAACTTCAGCGCGAGCGCGACGAGCGCGGCGCGCTGCCAGTCGGCCTTGGCTCCGCCGGCGGGTTCCTTCACGCGGAGTTTCTTGCGGGCGAGGTAGTCGATGTGGAAGTTCACGGCGGGCCTGGTGGGCCGGCCGCCCAGCCGCTCGATGATCCCCGGTACGGACGGGATCACGACGGAGGAGGCGTCCAGCAGGCGGGGCTCGCACAGCGCGACCAGGACGCGGAAGTACTTCGAGGTCTCGTCGAGGGGGAAGGCGGCGGTGGTCGCGTCGTCGCCGTCGTCGGCGGCGCCGGCGTCCACGTAGAGGTGCTCGGGGGCGAAGACCAGGAACGAGACCGGCCCGCGGGCGGCCGGCACCACGACCCTGCTGAACTCGAACGGGACCGGCATGTCCGCCCGCCGGGGCGCGACCTTGACGAACTCGCCGGCGCCCTCGGGGTTCTCGACGACGATGGTCGCGCTCCGGCTGAGGTTGCTGATGACCCAGTGGTCCTCGACCGGGCGGATCCGGCCGGCGAGCCGTGAGACCCCCGGGTCGCCGAGCGGGACGTCGACCGGGACGCCGCCGGTGCCCCGGCCGAACGTCGCCGACTGGCCGGCCGCCAGCTCCAGGCCCCGGAACCGCGGGCCGCCCGGAACCCGGTGGTCATGCTGCACGATCACGGACAACCTATAACCTTCCAGCTTCTCGGGCCGGGCGCCGACAACGACAATAACCGTCATCCTGAACGGACGTAAACGTCCGCCAACGGCAGTTCGCTCCCAATTGTTCTCGACATTGTTGGCAAACATTGCCTGCCCACTTCCCGTTGAATAAGGAGAATGCGCGCCATGAAGGGTCGGGTGCCCGCTCCGCTCGTCTTCCTCACCACGCTGGGCGCGGCGTTCGTGCTGGCGTCCGGGTTCTCCTGGGCGAACGCGTCCACCGCGAACGCCTCCGCCGCGACGGCGAAAGCCGCCGCCCGGCCGGATTTCAAGATGCCGTTCCAATGCGGCCAGCGATGGCAGCTCACGACGTACACCGGCCACAATCCCGATGACAAGAAGCTCGACATGTTCCGGGAGGGCGGCGGGACGTCGGGCAGCGCGGTCCTCGCGTCGGCGGCCGGCCGCGTCCACCAGTGGTTCGACCCCGGCGGCCTGGAGATCGACCACGGCAACGGCTGGTTCACCGTCTACCTTCACATGAGCGCCCGCGCCCCGGTGGGGACGGTGGTCCCCGGGGGCGGGTGGATCGGCACCGCCGGTTCCGTCGGCACCGGCGTCGCGCATCTGCATTACGAGCAGCTCTACGACTCCAACGGCGACGGTGACGGCGAGACCGACGAGATGGTCCATCCCGTCATCCAGGGAACGGAGTACCGGCTCACCCCGCAGGGGCCTTTCCCATTCGTGACCAGTGCCAACGCGTGCGGTTCCGGACCGTACTGGGTCGACACGTTCGCGAACGCGACCGGTTACAAGGACGCGCAGATGAACGATGCGCAGGGGTTGTTGTACGCCGGTACGAATTATGTGTACTGCAAGGTGTGGGGCCGGGAGGTTCGTGTGGGTGACCAGTTCAATCACTGGTGGCTGAGGACGGATCTGGACGAGGTCTACGCCGGCAAGAACGGCAGGAACGCGTACGTCTCCGCCTACTACCTGTCCAGGTGGGGCGACGACGAGGCCAAGGACAACAACGGCAGGGAAATCCCCAATTGTTAGCACGGCCGAAGGAGAGGCGAATGCGGCCGATTCGGGCGACGCTCATCGTGTCGACGCTCTTGCTGGGTCTGTTCATCGCGCTGCCGGCGGGACCCGCCCTGGCGGCTCCCAACTTCAAGGCGCCCTACCCGTGCGGGCAGAGATGGACCTACTCGCACCATTCGGCGGAGGTGCGGCTGGCCCTGGACTTCGTCCGGGCCGACGGCGGCGGGACGGCGGGCACGCCGGTGCTGGCCTCGGCCGCCGGCACCGCCTACAACTACTACCAGGCCGGCGGGGCCGGCAACTACGTCGTCATCGACCATGGCGGCGGCTGGAAGACCTACTACTTCCACCTGGCGTCCTTCGGTGTCGGGCACGGCGCGGGCGTCGGGCAGGGGCAGGTGATCGGGACCACCGGATCGACCGGCAACAGCTCCGGCGCGCACATCCACTACGAGCAGCTCTACAACGGAGCCGGGCAGACCATCTCCATCAACGGCCAGTCGCTGGCGCCGTACCCCGGTTCGTACAACCAGAAGTACCTGACCAGTGACAACGGCTGCAGCGGTGGCGGCGGCAAGTACTGGGTGGACACGTTCGCGAACGCGACCGGTTACAAGGACGCGCAGATGAACGATGCGCAGGGGTTGTTGTACGCCGGTACGAATTATGTGTACTGCAAGGTGTGGGGCCGGGAGGTTCGTGTCGGTGACCAGTTCAATCACTGGTGGCTGAGGACGGATCTGGACGAGGTCTACGCCGGCAAGAACGGCTGGGGCGCGTACGTCTCCGCCTACTACCTGTCCAGATGGGGCAACGACGAGGCCCGGGACAACAACGGCACCGTCATCCCGAACTGCTGACCACCGGCCGACGGCCCTCGCCCGCGGCACCGGGCGGGGGCCGTCCGCATGCCGTCCCGCGTGCCGTTCCTCATGGGGACGTGTCTCAGGGGTGAGAGCGGCGGTTTCCCGGGCGGCGGAGCCAGGCCCGTTCGACGGGGCCGGAGAGGAGGAGCAGCAGGAGCGGCCAGTAGTTCAGGCCGGGCACCGCCACCGCCAGGACGAAGGCGAGGGCCAGCAGTGCGGTCGCGGTGAACGAACGGGTGAGGACCTCCGGCGTCACCGGGTGCCGCTCGGACGCCACCTCGGGGTCGGCCCGGACGACGAGGGCCAGCGCGGACTGGAACGCGCTCGCGAGCAGGATCGTGCCGATGTAGAGGCCGGCGGTGAAGCGGTCGGCGCTGTAGACGCCCACGATCTCGGTCGGGAACGGCAGCACGACGATGGTGAGCAGCCAGCCGGTGTTGCACAGGATCAGCGGTGTCGAGTAGGCCCGCACGTGCCGGAAGAAGCGGTGGTGCACCATCCAGAGCCGCATGATCACCGCGAAGCTCAGCAGGAAGCTCCAGATCTCCGGCCCGTGCCCGGTGATCACCTCCACCGCGCTCTCGCCGTTCCGCGCGGACTCCGGCACCACGTCCACCAGCGGCAGCACGAGCAGGGTCACCGCGATCGCGACGACGGCGTCGGTGAAGAAGACGAGCCGGTCCGGGTCCCTGGGAATGGCCACCGGCACAACCTAGCCAGGTGGCGCCGCGTCCTCCCTGTTCAAGGGGCCCGTGTCCGGTGGCCGTGTCAGCGGCCCCGTGCGTCCCGGCCCGGTGCGTCCTGGTTCGGGGCGTTCCGCCACAGCAGCTCCTCGGCGCGTGCGCAGGAGGCGTGGTCGGGCAGCAGGTTCGCCGCCATGGCCTCGGCCAGCGACGGCGCCGTCAGGTCCCGGCCGGACATGATCGGGTCCGGCAGCCCGCCGAGACGCAGCGCCAGCTCCGGGTCGACCGGCGAGACGGCCAGCTCGTTCGCGGGGACGTACGGGCCGGACATCAGGTAGGTCATGAGGGTCCCGTCCTCCAGCGCGGCGAACGCGTGGCCGACCCCCACCGGGACGTACACGGCGCGGGGGTTCTGGGCGTCGAGCTCGACGGCGTCCCAGCGGCCGAACGTCGGCGACCCCACCCTGAGATCGACGACGATGTCCCTCGCCCTCCCGTGCGCGCAGTAGACGTACTTGGCCATGCCCGGAGGCGTCCGGGTGACGTGGACGCCGCGCACCGCGCCGCGCCGGGACACGCTGAAACTGGCCTGCGCGACGGGGAACGCCGGGGCGCCGCCGTGGGAGGCGAACGCCGTCCCCTCGAACGGCGAGACGAAGAATCCGCGTTCGTCGCGGTGGACGTCGGGAGTGAACTCCAGGGCGTCCCGCACGGAGAGCCGGCGTACCTTCATCGCGCCTCCCGGTCGTTCGTCATGACGCCGTGCCGGATTCCTCCGGGACGAGCCGCCCGGCCGGTGGCGTGACCGCCCGGTCCCGGGCGAGCGGGCGGTCCTGGACGTAGTCGAGGTCCAGCCGCAGCGCGGTGTCGGCCTTGGCCAGCTCCGCCCCCAGGTAGCCGGCGTGCGACGGGTCCCGGATCAGGCCGTGCCGCAGCACGCCCGCCAGCAGCGCCTCGGGGCAGTGGCTGCGCAGCTCCCGGCCGGCGCGCAGGTCGTGGTCGTAGTGCCGGACGACCAGCACTCCGTGGTCGCGGTCGACGCCGACCACCAGGAAGCCCTCCGCCGTCCGGGGGATCGGCCTGCGCGGCCCTCCCGCGGGCAGCCGTTCCAGGGGTGGGGCGGCCGGCCGCGCGCGGGGCACCACGGGCGGCAGGGCGTCGAGACCGGACAGCACCGCCGCCAACCGCCGCGGGTCGGCCACGCCGATGTGGTCGTGGACGCGGACGCGGCGCCGGAACTCCTCGACGTCGCCGGGCGCCAGCCCCGCCAGCACCGGCCGGTACCCCTGGGCACCGATGACGGTGCCGTCGTCCCCGCAGCCGTTCTCCGCCAGCGCCAGCAGGGTCTGCCCGGGGCGGAACAGCCGGGAGTCGCGCCCGCAGACGACCAGGTGCCGGACCGCGGACCGGCGCAGCAGATCGGCGACGACGTTCTGGAGGCCGAGGTTGGCCGTCACCAGCGGCCCCGCCACGGCCACCCGCGGATGCCCGCCCAGCGCCCTGGCCAGCCGCCGGTCGGTGAGCGTGCAGACCGCGGCGTCCCCGCGGCCCGTCACCACGTCGCCGCACCCCCGTTGTAGCTGCGCGGCGCGCCGCCGGCCGTGACCGGCGGCAGCGTGGAGCTGATCTCGGCGACGTTGGCGCCGAGCCGGTACAGCCGCTTGCCGACCCGCAGCTGCTCACCGCGGATGCCGTCGATGCAGCGGCGGAACCGGTCCTCGACCTCCTCCACCTGGCGGCGCTGCTTGCGCACGTCCAGCCGGTCCTCCAGGCAGTCCGAGAGGTTCTCCATGAAGAACTGGTAGTTCGCCTCGCCCATCGCCTGCCGCGTCCGGTGCAGGTAGTCCTTGAACTCCTCCAGGACGTCCACGACGCCGGGCACCTTGTGGAACCGCCGGTAGATGCGGGAGACGAACGTCTGCACGACGACGTTGAAGGTCTCGAACTCGAACACCGCCGACTGCTCGGTGATGACGCCGCGCTCGTGGTAGTCGGCGTTGTTGTAGAGAGAGGCGAAGTGCCTGGCGAGCTTGTCGACGCGCTCGTCCTTGTAGGCGTAGTCGTAGGGGTCGAGGGTCTGGTGGTAGCGCTCCCCGAGCAGCCCGTCCTCGGCCATCCGCTGCGCGATGGAGGTGCCCGGGTAGACCTCCAGCCGCTCGGTCATCCGGCGCAGGTTCTGGCCCGCGTGCGCGCGCAGGAACCGCGCGTTCTCCACCAGCGTCTCCGCGGTCGCGTACGGGTGGAACGGCAGGAAGCCGAGCGCCAGGTAGATGCCGTGCTCGCGCATCAGCCGGATCACCCGGATGTTGTCCTCGACGGTGGCGCGCTTCTCCCACAGCTCCAGTTCCGACTGCACGCCGGACTCGATGCCGATGTTGACCTTCTCCAGGCCGCTGCGGACCAGCAGGTCGAGCAGCTCGTGGTCGTCGTCGGACCAGTTCTCGGCCCGCATGCAGACGTTGTAGTAGATGTCCAGGTCACGGTCGAGGATCTCCTCGGCGATGTGCCGGACCCGTTTCTTGCCGACCCGGCCTCCGTCGGGGTCCTCGAAGGTGGAGTCGATGAAGTCGAAGGTGCGGAACCGCTGCTCCCGCACGATCTTCTCGATCTCGTCGACGATCAGCGGCACCGAGCGGGCCCGCCACGCCTTGCCGTCCTGCACCCGGTTGCCCAGGTTCGGCGCCGAGCAGAAGGTGCAGCGGGCGACGCAGCCCCGGCTGCTGCTGATCCGGACGTACTCCAGCTTGCTGCCGTGCTGGATCAGCTGGTCGCGGGCCGGGTCGGGCAGCGCGTCCAGGTTGTGGACCAGGGGCCGCGCCGGATTCTGCCGCAGCTCGTCGCCGTCGCGGTAGCCGATGCCGGGGCAGCCGGCGTACCCCTCGCCCAGCGCCAGCCGCTGCGCCAGGTCGAGGATGAGCGGCTCGCCCTCGCCGAGCGCCACCAGGTCGGCGTACGGGTTGGTGCGCAGCACGTCCAGGCCGGTGAACGTCCCGGCGGGGCCGCCGCAGGCGATGACGACGTCGGGGGCGCGCTCGCGCAGCCGCCGGCAGAACTCGATGCAGCTCGGCACGTTCAGGCTCATCAGCGTGAAGCAGACCAGGTCCGGCGCGAACTCCAGCAACCCCTCGACCGCCTCGTCCTCCCGGCCGTGCTCGACCTCCCTGATCTCGCAGGTGAAGCCGGCCTGGCGGAGCACCGAGGCCATGAACCCCACGCCCAGATGCTCGGGCGACATCACCAGGTCGCCGTCCAGGAGGATCACGAAGCCGACCCGGAACGCGCCGGGATCGGTGATCCGCTCGTCCAGGCTGATCTCGAACTCGCCGGGATGCCGGCGGGGCCGCCGGGGGCTGATCGCTACGTCCGTGGTCATCGGGTGTCCCTCCTGGTGGTCACGGTGTGACGGGCGTCCGCCGGGCGCGGACGCCGGGTTCGCCGGGCACGCCCGAGCCGCCGCCGGGCACGCCCGACCCGCGGCCGGCGGGCGCGCCCGTGACGGGGACGCCCTCCATCGCCGGCCCGGGCGGCACGCCCAGGCACGCCAGGATCGTCGGCGCGACGTCGCGCATCTCGACGGTGCCGCGGCCGTGGTCGCCGCGCAGCCAGAACGTGGCGTCGTGCCGGGTGTGGGTGCCGGTCAGCGGACCGGGCGCGATCGGCTCGGCCTGCGTCCAGGACCCGCGGACCTGGACGCCGTGCGCGGGCATCACGACGAGGTCGGGGGCGCGGTGGGCCTCGGGTCCCGCGTACAGGTGCGCGCCGTCCAGGACCTCTCCGACCAGCGGGCGGCCGGGACCGCCCTCGGTGACGGCGCCGCCGTCGCCGAGCCGCAGGGCGGCCAGGCGCGCGGCCAGCTCGGCCTTCAGCGCGGGGCGGTCCAGGTCGCCGCCGCCGGGGAAGCGGTCGCGGTGGTTGAAGTAGAGCCGGCCGGGGTCCAGCGCGAACGCCCGTGTCGCGCCGTCGATGCCGCGCAGGTCGGGCGCGTCGGCCGGCAGGGCGAGGTAACCCTCGCGGCGCAGCCAGGCGTTGAGGTAGAACTGCGCGTCGGCCGGGCCGAACCCGTGATCGCTGACGATCATGAGTGCGCCGTCGCCCGCCAGCTCGGCCAGCTCGGCGATCGCCTCGTCCACCCGCCGGTAGAAGCGGAGGATCCGGTCGTGCAGCGGGGAGCCGGGGGTGCGCAGGCTCCGCCAGTGGAAGTGGTGCACCCGGTCGGTCTCGGTGATGACGCACACGGCCAGCCGGGGGCGGCGCTCCAGATGGCGGCGGAACGCGGCGCGGCGCGCGGCCAGCGCCGCCTCCACCTCGTCCATGAAGCCGTCCGGGTCGCCGACCGGATCGTCGATGTCGACGTCCAGGCGGTAGTCCAGCTCCCGGAGCGGCGCGCGCTCCTCGGGCGGGTGGACGGCGCGGTCGAAGTCGGGGGCCACGAAGCCCGAGATCAGCGTGCCGCGCACCGGCGGCGCCGGGTAGGTGCCCGGCACGTTGAGGATCGCGCAGTCGCCCGGGACGTGCTCCCACAGCAGCGGCGCCCGCACGTCGGGCAGCCGCGGGAAGAAGGTGCCGTAGCCGCCCGGCTCCAGGTCGATGAACCCGTACACGCCGTGGCGGCCGGGGTCGGCGCCGGTGAGGAACGTGACCCACGAGGTCGAGCTGATGTCGGGGACGGGGGCCCGCAGCGGGCGCAGCGCGCCCTGGCCGAGGAGTTCGCGGGTGGCGGGCATGACGCCCTCGGCGGCCAGCTCCTCCAGCAGCCAGTGCGGGACGCCGTCCAGCCCGATGACGGTGGTCCTGGTCATGTCGCGTCCGTCTCGATGTGGTCGATGACGCCCGGGCCGAGCGCGGTCCCGTCGGCGTCGCAGAACATGAACCGGCCCAGCGGCGGGCAGTGGCGGGCCTCCTCGGCGGCCACCGGGGCGGCCAGCCGGATCCGTACCTCGGCCAGCTCGCTGAAGCCGACCGGGCGGCCGTCCTCCAGCGGCGTCATCCCGGCGGTCTCCCAGCGGCGGTGCACCGCCTCCAGCCGCCCGGCGAACCCGCCGCCCACGGTGCGGACCAGGCAGGGCCGTCCCGGGGCGAACGGGGTGGAGCCGGTGTTGAGCACGCGGGCGCGCCAGACGCGGCCGACCCGCGGCGGGTCGTCCGGCGGGGCGAGCACGGAGCCCTGCGCGGGCTGGTCGCCCGAGATCCGCAGGCCCACGTCGTCGCCCGTGCGGGCCCGCTCCAGCGGCGGCTCCCCGAACCGCTCGATCAGCTCGATCGCGCAGCGCCCGCCGCCGGGGGAGATCCGCAGCTCCTGGCCGGGCCGGACGGTGCCGCTCTCGACGCGGCCCACGACGCGCCGGACGCCGCCGGCCTCCAGGACGCCGCCGACGACGAACCGCGGCGGTTCCACCCGGCTCTGGCGGACGGCCAGCGCGTCCATCGCCTCGAACAGGGTGCGGCCGGTGTACCAGGGCATCGGCCCGCCGGGCCCGTTCGCCGGGGCGGCGACGTTGTCGCCCCGCAGCGAGCCGACCGGGACGGCCCCGGCCGGTTCGAGGCCGCACTCGGCGGCCAGCCCGGCGACCTGCGCCGCGACCCGCTCGAAGGCGTCCGGGTCGTACCCGGCCAGGTCCATCTTGGTGACCGCGCACAGGACGGAGCGGACGCCGAGCAGCTCCAGCACCCGCAGGTGCCGGC
This region includes:
- a CDS encoding oxygenase MpaB family protein; the encoded protein is MSLRRAIDDAYWAMLAAAHLPGEQYTEPIGDPGHFGPGSAIWYVHGDVSGVLGGVSGLLLGTLNEPVTHGTNQHSDYLQDPIRRLGFTSSFVMGVTYGSTPVADKLTGTIRAMHQRVHGTMPDGRPYSATDSADIIWTGVTQAYSAARAHVRYHPNPLGGRDLDRYFADYAVISEKLGATDVPKSRADIADYFAMMRPRLTVSEETLQAVRFLRGAYGSDKATQWSSMALSRVATDLLPDFAKNLLGLKPRTPLTPVVARATGTLLTRTLRYGVRWRNIEQAHARVGAAYVPPSAL
- a CDS encoding MarR family transcriptional regulator, producing MSDIDDIDGMAAPATLDDLDPLALENQVCFALAVASRSVIAVYRPLLEPMGLTHPQYLVMLALWQHAPLSVKDLSRMLQLEPATLSPLLKRLEAAGLVQRRRAGGDERSLSVVLTGAGRALREEALKIPPAIVERLDMDIAELRGLHQVLTRVIAAANAARPSGARNGAGDGYGAGEGNGEGNGNGDGDGGSTGRER
- a CDS encoding dihydrofolate reductase family protein, with the protein product MAKMLYSVTMSLDGFIAGPDGDMSWLADYLGPNPEVEGLIGDIGALLVGRRTYGGDDPHRGTEKEGKAFGGGWDGPQFVLTHHAPDRPVPGVTFVGDIDGAVAASKAAAGEKYVNILGADIARQCVEIGALDEVLVCIAPVMIGDGVRLFDHPGGTHVKLERLSVSQAPLATNLWMRVVR
- a CDS encoding serine/threonine-protein kinase, encoding MESHGWAVEVPDAYRVGTWEVRGRIAGGSWSSVYEGRPVAGGAERVALKFVPTGTLTPRQLGHLAEMARRELALYERLSHPRLIRLHETHTVDDPDHAALDGATVLVLERAAGSLAALLNGGEGPVPEAHRLLTEICEGLEHLHSSGWVHGDLKPGNILLMEDGSVRLADFGLAAELDGTHAYLPPLGTSDYVAPERRDEPVGDRGAAVRTTTDIWAFGVTAHQVLTGRLPFAGATGRARRAEIEAYAAGRGRLALSPALPAPWRELVEDCLAPDHRRRERHDAAGLLVRLRGLADVPATAEPARGKRGRRGRRARRIAVTAVSAAAVAGAVPAVAALSGADGTDRPEPGTTRAAPGYFRAGADIPPQYRDLIVRAGTMCDERGLSPVLIAAMLKAESGFDPGLRDPGMDEYGIARWTPRVLRHHLPPDRRGSAAEAAMRPEEAIPAMGRFFCRFGLELTGVPGDPALNLAAAYRTSTTTVVRSRGVPPRVRPYIERVRGHMADYRPEAAAVPGAPPGRG
- a CDS encoding winged helix-turn-helix domain-containing protein, translating into MIVQHDHRVPGGPRFRGLELAAGQSATFGRGTGGVPVDVPLGDPGVSRLAGRIRPVEDHWVISNLSRSATIVVENPEGAGEFVKVAPRRADMPVPFEFSRVVVPAARGPVSFLVFAPEHLYVDAGAADDGDDATTAAFPLDETSKYFRVLVALCEPRLLDASSVVIPSVPGIIERLGGRPTRPAVNFHIDYLARKKLRVKEPAGGAKADWQRAALVALALKFNLVREEHLELLPPRDGSPPCAPGPVRCTDEPAEGPRAT
- a CDS encoding M23 family metallopeptidase, producing the protein MKGRVPAPLVFLTTLGAAFVLASGFSWANASTANASAATAKAAARPDFKMPFQCGQRWQLTTYTGHNPDDKKLDMFREGGGTSGSAVLASAAGRVHQWFDPGGLEIDHGNGWFTVYLHMSARAPVGTVVPGGGWIGTAGSVGTGVAHLHYEQLYDSNGDGDGETDEMVHPVIQGTEYRLTPQGPFPFVTSANACGSGPYWVDTFANATGYKDAQMNDAQGLLYAGTNYVYCKVWGREVRVGDQFNHWWLRTDLDEVYAGKNGRNAYVSAYYLSRWGDDEAKDNNGREIPNC
- a CDS encoding M23 family metallopeptidase, yielding MRPIRATLIVSTLLLGLFIALPAGPALAAPNFKAPYPCGQRWTYSHHSAEVRLALDFVRADGGGTAGTPVLASAAGTAYNYYQAGGAGNYVVIDHGGGWKTYYFHLASFGVGHGAGVGQGQVIGTTGSTGNSSGAHIHYEQLYNGAGQTISINGQSLAPYPGSYNQKYLTSDNGCSGGGGKYWVDTFANATGYKDAQMNDAQGLLYAGTNYVYCKVWGREVRVGDQFNHWWLRTDLDEVYAGKNGWGAYVSAYYLSRWGNDEARDNNGTVIPNC
- a CDS encoding TMEM175 family protein, with the protein product MAIPRDPDRLVFFTDAVVAIAVTLLVLPLVDVVPESARNGESAVEVITGHGPEIWSFLLSFAVIMRLWMVHHRFFRHVRAYSTPLILCNTGWLLTIVVLPFPTEIVGVYSADRFTAGLYIGTILLASAFQSALALVVRADPEVASERHPVTPEVLTRSFTATALLALAFVLAVAVPGLNYWPLLLLLLSGPVERAWLRRPGNRRSHP
- a CDS encoding dTDP-4-dehydrorhamnose 3,5-epimerase family protein, translated to MKVRRLSVRDALEFTPDVHRDERGFFVSPFEGTAFASHGGAPAFPVAQASFSVSRRGAVRGVHVTRTPPGMAKYVYCAHGRARDIVVDLRVGSPTFGRWDAVELDAQNPRAVYVPVGVGHAFAALEDGTLMTYLMSGPYVPANELAVSPVDPELALRLGGLPDPIMSGRDLTAPSLAEAMAANLLPDHASCARAEELLWRNAPNQDAPGRDARGR